In one Nicotiana tomentosiformis chromosome 6, ASM39032v3, whole genome shotgun sequence genomic region, the following are encoded:
- the LOC104103522 gene encoding F-box protein SKIP23-like, protein MGNLREEVPAVPWLMLAEKEGKEESREFFDLSKDVTYSTSFPELVGKRCLGVGFPGWIFTADEQKKMNLFHLFSRSVINLPDMDMLEGFDYEWERGSCRYYVEKAVISSNPLTTSDYVLALIQGYPRCFAFWRPGQKSFTNVETPRRAYSDITWHGGQFYGVDFMGNIIIFDFRGSEEYPTVATVVKGIPPSLTRGTQLYMVHSLGELLVITRDGAFLDEDGSYGVKEFHVYKIDVDRESYEEVADLGNRALFLGSSATLAVAQAYKIEGCKGNCIYFTDDCWQSYFNIERGGGKDMGIYNLLDGTIEPHYTGESYHKFSPPLWIFK, encoded by the coding sequence ATGGGTAATTTGAGGGAGGAAGTTCCAGCAGTTCCATGGTTGATGCTCGCAGAGAAGGAGGGAAAAGAAGAAAGTCGTGAGTTTTTCGACTTGTCAAAGGATGTTACCTATAGCACGAGTTTTCCAGAATTAGTGGGAAAGCGGTGTTTGGGAGTGGGATTTCCAGGTTGGATTTTCACAGCTGATGAACAAAAAAAGATGAATCTGTTTCATCTTTTCTCACGTTCTGTAATTAACCTCCCAGATATGGACATGTTGGAGGGTTTTGATTATGAATGGGAACGTGGTTCTTGTAGGTATTATGTGGAAAAAGCAGTAATATCTTCGAATCCTCTTACAACATCGGACTATGTTTTGGCCCTTATTCAAGGatatcctcgttgttttgctttctgGAGACCAGGACAGAAGTCCTTTACTAATGTGGAGACACCTAGACGTGCATATTCTGATATTACTTGGCATGGTGGGCAATTCTACGGTGTTGATTTTATGGGCAACATTATTATTTTCGACTTCAGAGGTTCCGAAGAATATCCAACTGTAGCAACAGTTGTCAAAGGGATACCTCCTAGCTTAACTAGGGGCACACAGTTATACATGGTACATTCGTTGGGCGAACTACTGGTGATCACTCGAGACGGGGCTTTTCTGGATGAAGATGGGAGTTATGGAGTTAAAGAGTTTCATGTGTACAAGATTGATGTGGATAGGGAGAGTTATGAAGAGGTTGCGGACTTGGGGAATAGGGCACTATTCCTTGGCTCTAGTGCTACTTTGGCTGTTGCACAAGCCTATAAAATAGAGGGATGCAAGGGGAATTGTATCTATTTCACAGATGATTGTTGGCAGAGCTATTTCAATATCGAACGAGGTGGTGGGAAGGACATGGGCATATATAACTTGCTTGATGGAACCATTGAGCCTCATTACACTGGTGAATCTTACCACAAATTCAGTCCACCACTATGGATCTTCAAGTGA